One genomic region from Pseudorca crassidens isolate mPseCra1 chromosome 11, mPseCra1.hap1, whole genome shotgun sequence encodes:
- the BAZ2A gene encoding bromodomain adjacent to zinc finger domain protein 2A isoform X2: protein MEANDHFNFTGLPPAPAASGLKPSPSSGEGLYTNGSPMNFPQQGKSLNGDVNVNGLSTVSHTTTSGILNSAPHSSSTSHLHHPNVAYDCLWNYSQYPPANPGSNLKDPPLLSQFSGGQYPLNGILGGSRQPSSPSHNTNLRAGSQEFWANGTQSPMGLNFDSQELYDSFPDQNFEVMPNGPPSFFTSPQTSPMLGSSIQTFAPSQEVGSGIHPDEAAEKELTSVVAENGTGLVGSLELEEEQPELKMCGYNGSVPSVESLHQEVSVLVPDPTVSCLDDPSHLPDQLEDTPILSEVSLEPFNTLAPEPVTGGLYGIDDTELMGAEDKLPLEDSPVISALDCPSLNNATAFSLLADDSQTSASIFASPTSPPVLGESVLQDTSFDLNNGSDAEQEEMETQASDFPPSLTQPAPDQSSTLQLRTAASPAVSPTASPAVSLAVSPAASPEISPEVSPAASPEISPAISPAAFPTVSPTSSAALPPVSSEVSLTASPVTSPKASPAPSPAAVFPAASPADKNVSSFLETTADLEEITGEGVTPSGSGDVLRRRIATPEEVRLPLQHGWRREVRIKKGSHRWQGETWYYGPCGKRMKQFPEVIKYLSRNVVHNVRREHFSFSPRMPVGDFFEERDTPEGLQWVQLSAEEIPSRIQAITGKRGRPRNTEKAKTKDVPKVKRGRGRPPKVKITELLNKADNRLLKKLEAQETLNEEDKGKMSKIKKKMKQKAKSKRKQETKSLKQKEAKKKSKAEKEKVKTKQEKLKEKVKREKKEKVKMKEKEEVAKAKPACKADKALATQRRFEERQRQQMILEEMKKPTEDMCLTDHQPLPDFSRIPGLILPSGAFSDCLTIVEFLHSFGKVLGFDPAKDVPSLGVLQEGLLCQGDSLGEVQDLLVRLLKAALYDPGLPSYCQSLKILGEKVSEIPLTRDNVSEILRCFLMAYGVEPALCDSLRTQPFQAQPPQQKAAVLAFLVHELNGSTLIINEIDKTLESMSSYRKNKWIVEGRLRRLKTALAKRTGRPEVELQGPEEGLGRRRSSRIMEETSGMEEEEEEETTAAVHGRRGRRDGEVDVIASSIPELERQIEKLSKRQLFFRKKLLHSSQMLRAVSLGQDRYRRNYWVLPYLTGIFVEGTEGSLVPEDVIKQETDSLKVATHSTPSPASFSLKRELAGSSTSASSPARARGRPRKTKPGSVQPRHLKSPVKSQGSEQLQVQLQPETQPHPQLQAHAQPQPQLQSHPHSHNGFLEPEGSPLSLGQSQHDLSQSAFLSWLSQTQSHGSLLSSSVLTPDSSPGKLDPMPSRPPEEPEPDEREASPDSQAPWFNFSAQMPCSAAPTPPPAVSEDQPTPSPQLPASSKPVSRPSAANPYSPVQLSSTSLLGVAPKRRGGDPRETPQSPAGMGQPKRRGRPPSKFFKQMEQRYLTQLTAQPVPPEMRSGWWWIRDPETLDAMLKALHPRGIREKALHKHLNKHRDFLQEVCLRPSTDPIFEPSQLLAFQEGIMSWSPKEKTYETDLAVLQWVEELEQRVILSDLQIRGWTRPSPDSTREDLAYCEHLPDSQEDITWRGRGKEGLAPQRKTTNPLDLAVMRLAALEQNVERRYLREPLWPAHEVVLEKALIGTPSSAPQCATTEISYEITPRIRAWRQTLERCWSAAQVCLCLGQLERSIAWEKSVNKVTCLVCRKGDNDEFLLLCDGCDRGCHIYCLRPKMEAVPEGDWFCAVCLAQQVEGELTQRPGFPKRGQKRKSSYVLNFPEGDSCRRRLLSRGRESPAVPRCSEGGQSPSKRRRLSMRNHHSDLTFCEIILMEMESHDAAWPFLEPVNPRLVSGYRRIIKNPMDFSTMRERLLRGGYTSSEEFAADALLVFDNCQTFNEDDSEVGKAGHIMRRFFESRWEEFYQGKQANL from the exons atggaggCAAACGACCATTTTAACTTTACTGGCCTTCCCCCTGCACCTGCTGCCTCAGGACTGAAACCCTCTCCCTCCTCAGGGGAGGGGCTCTACACTAACGGGTCTCCCATGAACTTCCCCCAGCAAGGGAAAA GTTTGAATGGGGATGTGAATGTTAATGGCTTATCTACTGTATCTCACACTACTACTTCAGGGATTTTGAACTCTGCTCCCCACTCCTCCAGCACCTCACACCTCCATCACCCCAACGTGGCCTATGACTGTCTCTGGAACTACTCACAGTACCCACCTGCCAATCCTGGCAGCAACCTCAAGGACCCACCCCTTCTCTCCCAGTTCTCGGGGGGACAATACCCACTCAACGGCATCCTTGGGGGCAGCCGGCAACCTTCATCCCCAAGTCACAACACTAACCTTCGGGCTGGGAGCCAAGAGTTCTGGGCCAACGGTACCCAGAGTCCCATGGGGCTTAACTTCGATTCACAGGAACTATATGATTCCTTTCCTGACCAGAATTTTGAGGTGATGCCCAATGGACCCCCTAGTTTTTTCACCTCCCCACAGACTTCTCCTATGTTGGGATCCAGCATCCAGACCTTTGCACCCTCGCAGGAGGTGGGCAGTGGTATCCATCCTGATGAGGCAGCAGAAAAGGAGCTGACTTCAGTTGTGGCGGAGAATGGCACTGGCTTGGTAGGCAGCCTGGAGCTGGAAGAGGAGCAGCCAG AACTAAAGATGTGTGGTTACAACGGCTCTGTCCCTTCTGTGGAATCATTACACCAAGAGGTCTCAGTCTTGGTCCCTGATCCCACAGTGAGCTGCTTAGATGATCCTTCACATCTTCCTGATCAACTGGAAGACACTCCAATCCTCAGTGAAGTCTCTCTGGAGCCCTTCAACACTTTGGCACCGG AGCCAGTGACTGGAGGACTCTATGGTATAGATGACACGGAGCTGATGGGTGCAGAGGACAAGCTGCCTCTTGAGGACAGCCCTGTGATCTCTGCCCTCGATTGTCCTTCCCTCAATAATGCCACTGCCTTCAGTCTCCTGGCAGATGACAGTCAAACTTCAGCCTCTATATTTGCCAGCCCCACCTCTCCCCCTGTCCTTGGGGAGTCTGTTCTGCAAG ATACTAGCTTTGACCTGAATAATGGCAGTGATGCAGAACAGGAAGAGATGGAGACTCAGGCTTCAGACTTCCCACCATCTCTGACCCAGCCAGCCCCTGACCAGTCATCCACTCTTCAGCTCCGTACAGCAGCCTCGCCAGCGGTCTCACCAACAGCCTCGCCAGCAGTCTCCCTGGCGGTTTCTCCAGCAGCCTCCCCGGAAATCTCTCCAGAagtctctccagcagcctccccaGAAATTTCCCCAGCCATCTCCCCGGCAGCCTTCCCAACAGTCTCTCCAACTTCctcagcagccctcccacccGTCTCCTCAGAAGTCTCCTTGACGGCCTCCCCAGTGACCTCCCCAAAAGCCTCCCCCGCACCTTCCCCAGCAGCTGTCTTCCCAGCAGCCTCCCCAGCAGATAAGAATGTCAGCAGCTTCCTTGAGACAACTGCTGACCTggaagagatcactggagaaggAGTCACTCCCTCTGGTAGTG GTGATGTCCTGAGGAGACGTATTGCTACCCCAGAAGAAGTCCGTCTTCCCCTCCAACATGG GTGGCGGAGAGAGGTGCGCATCAAGAAGGGCAGCCACCGATGGCAGGGGGAGACCTGGTATTATGGCCCCTGTGGGAAGAGGATGAAACAGTTCCCGGAAGTGATCAAG TACCTGAGCCGCAATGTGGTACACAACGTCCGCCGTGAGCACTTCAGCTTCAGTCCCCGTATGCCTGTTGGTGATTTCTTTGAAGAGAGAGACACACCAGAG GGCTTGCAGTGGGTACAGCTCTCAGCAGAGGAGATCCCATCCAGGATTCAGGCAATTACTGGGAAACGGGGCCGACCTCGAAACACTGAGAAGGCCAAGACCAAGGATGTCCCCAAGGTGAAACGGGGCCGAGGTCGGCCACCCAAGGTCAAAATCACTGAGCTGTTGAATAAGGCAGACAACCGCCTCCTAAAGAAACTGGAGGCCCAAG AAACACTGAATGAGGAAGATAAAGGAAAGATGAGTAAAATCAAGAAGAAGATGAAGCAGAAG GCCAAGAGCAAGAGGAAACAAGAGACCAAGAGCTTAAAGCAGAAGGAAGCCAAGAAGAAATCGAAG GCTGAGaaggagaaagtaaaaacaaagcaggaaaaactgaaggaaaaagtcaagagggagaagaaggagaaggtaaaaatgaaggaaaaggaggaggtggCCAAAGCCAAGCCAGCCTGTAAAGCAGATAAAGCGCTGGCCACACAGAGGCGCTTTGAGGAGCGACAGAGGCAGCAGATGATCTTGGAGGAGATGAAGAAGCCCACAGAGGACATGTGTCTGACTGACCACCAG CCCCTGCCTGACTTCTCACGCATCCCTGGTCTGATCCTGCCTAGTGGGGCCTTCTCAGACTGCTTGACCATTGTGGAGTTCCTGCACAGCTTCGGCAAGGTGCTGGGCTTTGACCCTGCCAAAGATGTACCTAGCCTGGGGGTCCTGCAGGAGGGACTCCTGTGTCAAGGCGACAGCTTGGGCGAGGTGCAAGATCTGCTGGTGCGGCTCCTGAAAGCTGCGCTCTATGATCCTGGCTTGCCTTCCTACTGTCAG TCCTTAAAGATCTTGGGGGAGAAGGTGTCCGAGATCCCACTAACAAGAGACAATGTGTCTGAGATCCTGCGCTGCTTCCTCATGGCGTATGGAGTGGAGCCAGCCCTCTGCGACAGCCTGCGCACCCAGCCTTTTCAAGCCCAGCCGCCCCAGCAGAAGGCTGCTGTCCTGGCCTTCCTTGTGCATGAGCTCAATGGCTCCACCCTCATCATCAA TGAGATTGACAAGACTCTGGAGAGTATGTCCAGCTACAGGAAAAACAAGTGGATTGTTGAAGGCCGGCTCCGGAG ATTGAAAACTGCTTTGGCCAAGCGAACTGGGCGACCTGAGGTAGAGCTGCAGGGGCCGGAGGAAGGCCTGGGGCGGAGGCGCAGTTCTCGGATCATGGAGGAGACCAGTGgcatggaagaggaagaagaggaggagactaCAGCTGCTGTCCATGGCCGTAGGGGTCGAAGAGATGGAGAG GTTGATGTCATAGCATCTAGCATCCCAGAGCTAGAGCGCCAGATAGAAAAACTCAGCAAG CGTCAGCTCTTCTTTCGCAAAAAGCTGCTTCACTCATCCCAGATGCTTCGGGCAGTCTCCTTGGGTCAGGACCGCTACAGACGCAACTACTGGGTGTTGCCCTATTTGACTGGTATCTTTGTGGAAGGAACGGAGGGGAGCTTAG tTCCTGAGGATGTGATAAAGCAGGAAACTGACTCCTTAAAAGTGGCAACCCATTCAACACCCAGCCCAgcctccttctctctgaagaGGGAGTTAGCTGGCTCCAGCACCTCTGCCAGTTCTCCTGCCCGGGCCCGAGGCCGACCTCGGAAAACTAAGCCTGGGTCTGTGCAACCTAGGCACTTGAAATCTCCTGTCAAGAGTCAAGGTTCAGAACAGCTGCAGGTCCAGCTTCAGCCCGAGACTCAGCCCCATCCTCAGCTTCAGGCTcatgcccagccccagccccagcttcaGTCCCATCCTCACTCCCATAATGGGTTCCTAGAGCCAGAGGGCTCCCCTTTGTCTCTGGGTCAGAGCCAGCACGACCTCAGCCAGTCAGCCTTCCTGTCTTGGCTGAGCCAGACTCAGAGCCATGGCTCCCTGCTCAGTAGCTCAGTCCTCACACCTGATAGCAGCCCCGGAAAACTGGACCCAATGCCATCACGGCCCCCGGAGGAGCCAGAACCTGACGAGAGAGAAGCCAGCCCCGATTCTCAAGCTCCCTGGTTTAACTTCTCAGCCCAGATGCCCTGCAGTGCTGCCCCTACACCACCCCCTGCAGTTTCTGAGGACCAGCCCACTCCTTCCCCTCAGCTACCTGCCTCCTCCAAGCCA GTGAGTAGACCCAGTGCTGCCAACCCCTATTCTCCAGTGCAGCTCTCTTCCACCTCCTTGCTGGGCGTGGCTCCTAAAAGGCGAGGAGGAGACCCTAGAGAAACACCACAGAGCCCCGCAGGGATGGGACAGCCAAAACGGAGAGGGAGACCTCCCAGTAAGTTCTTCAAACAGATGGAGCAGCGTTACCTAACCCAGCTGACAGCCCAGCCCGTCCCCCCTG AGATGCGCTCGGGCTGGTGGTGGATCCGAGATCCTGAGACATTGGATGCCATGCTCAAGGCCCTGCACCCCCGAGGCATCCGAGAGAAGGCACTTCACAAACACCTAAACAAGCACAGGGACTTCTTACAGGAAGTCTGCCTACGGCCCTCAACTG ACCCTATCTTTGAGCCTAGTCAGCTACTTGCCTTTCAAGAAGGGATCATGAGCTGGTCCCCCAAAGAGAAGACATATGAGACAGACTTGGCCGTGCTTCAGTGGGTAGAGGAGCTGGAACAGCGGGTTATCCTGTCTGATCTGCAGATTCGG GGCTGGACACGTCCCAGCCCAGACTCTACTCGTGAAGACTTGGCCTACTGTGAGCATCTACCTGACTCCCAGGAGGATATCACCTGGCGGGGTCGAGGCAAGGAAGGACTGGCACCCCAGCGTAAAACTACCAACCCCCTGGACCTGGCAGTGATGCGACTTGCTGCCCTGGAGCAGAATGTGGAGCGGCGGTACCTGCGGGAGCCCCTATGGCCAGCTCATGAGGTTGTGCTGGAGAAGGCCCTGATCGGCACGCCCAGTAGTGCCCCACAGTGTGCCACTACAGAGAT ATCATATGAGATCACCCCTCGCATTAGAGCCTGGCGCCAAACGCTAGAGCGGTGCTGGAGCGCGGCCCAGGTCTGCTTGTGCCTGGGCCAGCTGGAGAGGTCCATTGCCTGGGAGAAGTCTGTCAACAAAGTG ACCTGTCTAGTCTGCCGGAAGGGTGACAACGATGAGTTTCTTCTACTTTGTGATGGGTGTGACCGTGGCTGCCATATTTACTGCCTTCGGCCCAAGATGGAGGCTGTCCCAGAAGGAGACTGGTTCTGTGCTGTCTGTTTGGCCCAG CAGGTAGAGGGAGAATTGACTCAGAGGCCAGGTTTCCCAAAACGAGGCCAGAAGCGGAAAAGTAGTTATGTGCTGAACTTCCCAGAGGGTGATAGCTGCCGGCGCCGGCTGCTGTCGAGGGGCCGAGAAAGCCCGGCAGTGCCTCGGTGCTCAGAAGGAGGACAGTCCCCCTCAAAGCGGCGGCGGCTCTCCATGCGGAACCACCACAGTGATCTCACGTTTTGCGA GATTATCTTGATGGAGATGGAGTCCCATGATGCAGCCTGGCCTTTCCTGGAGCCTGTGAACCCACGATTGGTGAGTGGGTACCGGCGCATCATCAAAAACCCTATGGATTTTTCCACCATGCGGGAGCGGCTGCTCCGGGGAGG GTACACCAGCTCAGAGGAGTTTGCGGCTGATGCACTTCTGGTCTTTGACAACTGCCAGACATTCAATGAGGATGACTCTGAAGTGGGCAAGGCTGGGCACATCATGCGTCGCTTCTTCGAGAGCCGCTGGGAGGAGTTTTATCAGGGAAAACAGGCCAATCTGTGA